The Pirellulales bacterium genome includes a window with the following:
- a CDS encoding DUF309 domain-containing protein, which yields MDDGPYDPLYLKGIEHFNVCDFFESHEVWEDLWTEYRGPSRKFYQGLIQAAVALYHFGNGNIRGAKKLFHSSRGYLVPYGPKHIGLDLEKFIAEFDRCFAEVAAATEEFPTIDLDPELIPEIHLDPPAT from the coding sequence ATGGATGATGGTCCGTACGACCCGCTGTATCTCAAGGGGATCGAGCACTTTAACGTGTGCGATTTCTTTGAGAGTCACGAGGTTTGGGAGGATTTGTGGACCGAATATCGTGGGCCGTCGCGGAAATTCTATCAGGGGCTGATCCAGGCGGCGGTGGCCCTCTATCATTTTGGAAACGGCAACATCCGCGGGGCGAAGAAGTTGTTTCACAGTTCGCGGGGCTATTTGGTCCCTTACGGCCCCAAGCACATCGGCTTGGACCTCGAGAAATTCATCGCCGAATTCGACCGTTGTTTCGCCGAGGTCGCGGCCGCGACGGAGGAATTTCCAACCATCGACCTTGATCCCGAACTCATACCAGAAATCCATCTCGATCCGCCGGCGACGTGA
- a CDS encoding LON peptidase substrate-binding domain-containing protein, whose amino-acid sequence MSLSENLSFSPENFSGRVRLFPLPNLVVFPHVMQPLHIFEPRYRAMLEEALADDRLIGMSLLAPGWEQDYEGRPPLRPVGCLCRVATYHKTDEGSYNVLVLGLRRMVIERELPAEKTFRVAEVQLCEDRYPDAVAAQRPELQRRLLAAFKRVLPRIPEAYEQLDQLLGSEIPLGMLTDIVAYTLDIELDFKERLLTEAGVDQRAQLLLEHLNRLRKAIFPPEFSIN is encoded by the coding sequence ATGTCGCTATCAGAAAACTTGTCGTTTTCGCCTGAAAATTTTTCGGGTCGGGTGCGGCTGTTTCCACTGCCGAATCTCGTCGTGTTTCCACACGTGATGCAGCCGCTGCACATCTTCGAGCCACGATATCGCGCCATGCTTGAAGAGGCTTTGGCCGATGACCGCTTGATTGGGATGAGCTTGTTGGCCCCTGGCTGGGAACAGGATTATGAAGGTCGTCCTCCGCTGCGGCCGGTTGGCTGTCTCTGTCGGGTGGCGACCTATCACAAAACGGATGAGGGTTCATACAACGTGCTCGTGCTCGGCTTGCGGCGGATGGTGATCGAGCGTGAGCTGCCCGCCGAAAAAACCTTCCGCGTTGCGGAAGTCCAACTCTGCGAAGACCGGTATCCCGACGCGGTTGCGGCGCAACGTCCCGAATTGCAGCGCCGCTTGCTGGCGGCATTCAAGCGCGTCTTGCCGCGAATCCCAGAAGCCTACGAACAACTGGATCAACTCTTGGGCAGCGAGATCCCCTTGGGAATGCTAACGGACATCGTCGCCTATACGCTGGACATCGAACTGGACTTCAAAGAGCGGCTGTTGACCGAGGCGGGCGTCGATCAACGAGCCCAATTGCTGCTCGAGCACCTTAATCGGCTGCGCAAGGCAATCTTTCCGCCGGAATTCAGCATTAATTGA